From a single Bryobacter aggregatus MPL3 genomic region:
- a CDS encoding FAD-binding oxidoreductase, giving the protein MRVEQPASSAHLAELLRDSQNSRQRIEIAGSRSKLRMGGPVAEADLRIETKALNRVLAYDPRDLTISVEAGMLYRDLSAVLHEKKQFLPIEPPFADRATIGGILATHSSGPRRRLFGTVRDLVIGMQFATLEGKTVQSGGMVVKNVAGLDFAKLMTGSFGTLACITQVNFKLMPAPFGARSFLLQAATPAEIKTQRKKLLASILQPSAVDVLSPLAAVRLGLSSAWTLLVEALGSEKVLDRYQRELPGFEVVGNEIWNKVRDFTPQWLAEYPEGSVLRVSTKLMEIEQSIPAGTATIARGGNGVLYIHSASEADVNGKGVIEYSPMQRLPKERLWPHPGNDFFLMEKIKRHFDPQSLLNSGRLYGRI; this is encoded by the coding sequence ATGAGAGTCGAACAGCCCGCCTCCTCGGCACACTTGGCGGAGCTATTGCGGGATAGCCAAAACAGCAGACAACGGATTGAAATCGCAGGGTCCAGATCGAAGCTCCGGATGGGCGGTCCTGTTGCCGAAGCCGATCTTCGTATCGAAACAAAAGCGCTGAATCGTGTTTTAGCCTATGACCCGCGCGACCTCACGATCAGCGTCGAGGCGGGCATGCTGTATCGCGACCTCAGCGCTGTTTTGCACGAGAAGAAGCAGTTTCTACCGATTGAGCCACCCTTCGCGGACAGGGCAACCATTGGCGGGATTCTCGCAACGCACTCGAGCGGCCCTCGCCGCCGCCTCTTTGGCACCGTGCGCGATCTGGTGATTGGCATGCAGTTTGCCACGCTCGAAGGCAAGACCGTACAATCGGGCGGCATGGTGGTGAAGAATGTCGCCGGGCTCGACTTTGCGAAATTGATGACCGGCAGCTTTGGCACCCTCGCCTGCATCACACAAGTGAACTTCAAGCTGATGCCCGCACCGTTTGGGGCCCGTAGCTTTCTCTTGCAGGCAGCCACGCCCGCCGAGATCAAGACACAGCGCAAGAAGCTGCTGGCGAGCATCCTGCAGCCTTCTGCCGTCGATGTATTGAGTCCGTTGGCCGCAGTGCGGCTGGGCTTGAGCTCCGCCTGGACGCTGCTGGTGGAGGCCTTGGGAAGCGAGAAGGTTCTCGATCGCTACCAGCGTGAGTTGCCGGGCTTCGAGGTGGTTGGAAACGAGATTTGGAACAAGGTGCGCGACTTCACGCCGCAGTGGTTGGCCGAGTATCCCGAGGGGTCTGTCTTGCGGGTTTCGACGAAGCTCATGGAGATCGAGCAGAGTATCCCCGCAGGCACAGCCACCATCGCACGAGGCGGCAACGGAGTGCTGTACATCCATTCGGCGAGCGAGGCCGATGTCAATGGCAAAGGTGTCATTGAATACAGCCCCATGCAGCGTCTGCCAAAGGAACGGCTCTGGCCGCATCCTGGCAATGACTTCTTCCTGATGGAGAAGATCAAACGCCACTTCGATCCGCAAAGTCTATTGAATTCCGGGAGGCTCTATGGCCGCATCTGA
- a CDS encoding (Fe-S)-binding protein has translation MAASETALRVMDGRHPDAPQQKDLDKCVHCGLCLNACPTYRELGVEMDSPRGRIYQMVQVATGAAPMNEGYLEHMSLCLGCRACETACPSGVQYGKLIEAARTEIQARAPKPFPWKQVEDFAFGTLLVSPWMLRLMGAGLWLYQKSGLESLVRNTGLIKLLGPMAKIEHLTPEAQLPSFYSKYGKVYFAEGKRKYRVAMLGGCIANVFFARLHEATVRVLQKNGCEVVVPAAQVCCGALHAHAGRREETRALARQNIDALLMTDFDAIISNTGGCGATLKEYDEILEHDAAYHDKAKRFVAKMKDVNEFLASIELNPKMGRIERRVTYQDSCHLCHGQKVKAAPRKLLKSIPGLDFVEMPASDVCCGSAGIYNVVENDMAEQILASKMKNANSVQPEQIASSNPGCMIQLTAGCKTHGAGKLKNNPEPVKHIVELLDEAYRKA, from the coding sequence ATGGCCGCATCTGAAACCGCATTGCGCGTCATGGACGGACGCCACCCCGACGCTCCACAACAGAAAGACCTGGACAAATGCGTCCATTGCGGGCTGTGTCTAAATGCTTGCCCGACCTATCGGGAACTTGGCGTCGAGATGGATTCGCCACGCGGGCGCATCTACCAGATGGTGCAAGTGGCCACGGGCGCCGCTCCGATGAACGAGGGCTATCTTGAACACATGTCGCTTTGCCTCGGCTGCCGCGCCTGCGAGACGGCGTGCCCGTCCGGGGTGCAGTACGGCAAGTTGATTGAGGCCGCGCGCACGGAGATTCAGGCCCGGGCGCCGAAGCCTTTCCCTTGGAAGCAAGTGGAGGATTTTGCCTTTGGCACGCTGTTGGTGAGCCCGTGGATGCTACGGCTGATGGGCGCTGGTCTTTGGCTGTATCAGAAGTCGGGGCTGGAATCGCTGGTTCGCAATACGGGGCTGATCAAGCTGTTGGGACCGATGGCGAAGATCGAGCATCTGACGCCCGAGGCGCAATTGCCCAGCTTCTACTCGAAGTACGGGAAGGTGTATTTCGCCGAAGGCAAGCGCAAGTATCGCGTGGCGATGCTGGGCGGCTGCATTGCGAACGTCTTCTTTGCCCGGCTGCATGAGGCGACGGTGCGCGTGTTGCAGAAGAATGGCTGCGAGGTAGTGGTGCCGGCAGCGCAGGTTTGCTGCGGCGCGCTGCATGCCCATGCCGGACGCCGCGAAGAGACGCGGGCCCTGGCGCGCCAGAACATCGATGCACTGTTGATGACGGACTTTGACGCCATCATTTCGAATACAGGTGGCTGCGGGGCGACGCTGAAGGAATACGACGAGATTCTCGAGCATGATGCCGCTTATCACGACAAGGCGAAGCGCTTTGTCGCCAAGATGAAGGACGTCAATGAGTTTCTCGCCTCGATTGAGTTGAACCCGAAGATGGGCCGCATCGAGCGGCGGGTAACCTATCAGGACAGTTGCCATCTTTGCCATGGCCAGAAGGTGAAGGCCGCGCCGCGCAAGCTCCTGAAGTCGATTCCGGGATTGGACTTTGTCGAGATGCCGGCCAGTGACGTTTGCTGCGGATCGGCGGGGATTTACAACGTGGTGGAGAATGACATGGCCGAACAGATTCTCGCCTCGAAGATGAAGAACGCAAACTCGGTGCAGCCCGAGCAGATTGCCAGCTCCAATCCGGGCTGCATGATCCAACTCACTGCCGGATGCAAGACGCATGGCGCCGGGAAGTTGAAGAACAACCCGGAGCCGGTCAAGCATATCGTCGAGTTGCTGGACGAGGCTTACCGCAAGGCTTAG
- a CDS encoding LPS-assembly protein LptD, with product MAQYRPPVFLGPQTSTPQNNPTASNPNIKLPFVRQNPPPRDRVDVHAGSQTVEGDWVKLRGAAMVDIYESTLQADEIDYNTETGEAHARGNVHYRNYEEGEEIFCDKADYNTKDVTGKFYNVRGTFAARIDARPGILTSSNPFQFQGEWAERLQQKYILYKGTITSCTYPRPWWTLRSPKFDIVPNQRATMQRAFFRVLGVPVFYFPYFYKSLEKQPRRSGFLTPNFGNSSRYGQMFGAGYFWAINRSYDATYRSQYFTERGFAHTFDFRGKPTDKSDFDFFLYGVGDRGKLQNDGTRLKQGGYTMTFNGKADLGHGWHGRVNFNYLSSLTFRQNFTQSYNEAISSEVNAVGYVEKQWRGNNVQIVASRSQNFQTPAEGDSIIIRKLPQVEYTRRDTQIWKTLPVWVSLESSAGLVSRSQPLFQTRQFVSRLDATPRVSTALHWKGFHLTPSVSLHETYWASSREGTTVLGSNVTRSARDIQIDFLPPSLAKVFEKSPKWMGGGKMKHVIEPKATFRYVSGINDFEKIIRFDQTELLTNTKELEFGVTNRLYVKRGQTTQEFLSWQVWQKRYFDPTFGGTIIDGRRNVNQSSLDFTGFAFLDRARNYSPVASSLRMQPLPGTGVEWRTDYDPLRGHISNSSLTVDGRVNQWFVSAGHTQVDSNVVLSPKNNQFRGLLGWGGENRRGWSTAFFAIYDYRLAVLQFANTQVTYNTDCCGFSVQYRRLSFGTINENQFRMAFSIANIGSFGTLRRQERYF from the coding sequence ATGGCTCAATACCGTCCCCCGGTTTTTCTCGGCCCCCAGACGTCTACTCCCCAGAACAATCCAACGGCCTCCAACCCCAACATTAAACTTCCCTTCGTCCGTCAGAATCCTCCGCCCCGCGATCGAGTCGACGTTCATGCTGGCTCGCAGACGGTCGAAGGCGACTGGGTGAAGTTGCGTGGCGCCGCCATGGTCGACATCTACGAATCGACGCTCCAGGCCGACGAAATCGACTACAACACCGAAACCGGCGAAGCCCATGCTCGTGGCAACGTGCATTATCGCAACTACGAAGAAGGCGAAGAAATCTTCTGTGACAAGGCGGACTACAACACCAAGGACGTCACCGGAAAGTTCTACAACGTGCGCGGTACCTTTGCCGCGCGTATCGATGCACGCCCCGGCATCCTCACCTCTTCCAATCCCTTCCAGTTCCAGGGGGAATGGGCAGAGCGACTCCAGCAGAAGTACATCCTGTATAAGGGCACCATCACCAGTTGCACCTACCCGCGTCCCTGGTGGACTCTGCGCTCCCCCAAATTCGATATCGTGCCCAACCAGCGGGCCACCATGCAGCGCGCTTTCTTCCGTGTGCTCGGCGTGCCGGTCTTTTACTTTCCTTACTTCTACAAGTCGCTCGAAAAACAGCCGCGCCGCAGTGGCTTTCTCACGCCGAACTTCGGCAACTCCTCCCGTTACGGACAGATGTTTGGCGCGGGCTATTTCTGGGCGATCAACCGCTCCTACGATGCCACCTACCGCTCGCAATACTTCACCGAGCGCGGCTTTGCACACACCTTCGACTTCCGTGGGAAGCCTACCGACAAATCGGATTTTGACTTCTTCCTCTACGGCGTTGGCGATCGGGGCAAGCTGCAGAACGACGGCACGCGCCTGAAGCAGGGCGGCTATACGATGACCTTCAATGGAAAGGCAGACCTGGGCCACGGCTGGCACGGCCGGGTCAATTTTAACTACCTGTCCTCGCTCACCTTCCGGCAGAACTTCACCCAGAGCTACAACGAAGCCATCTCTTCCGAGGTCAACGCGGTCGGCTACGTCGAAAAGCAGTGGCGTGGCAACAATGTCCAGATCGTCGCCTCGCGCAGCCAGAATTTCCAGACGCCGGCGGAAGGCGATTCGATCATCATCCGCAAACTCCCGCAAGTCGAATACACCCGCCGCGACACGCAGATCTGGAAGACCTTGCCCGTCTGGGTCTCGCTCGAATCAAGCGCCGGCCTGGTCAGCCGTTCGCAGCCTCTCTTCCAGACCCGCCAGTTCGTCTCCCGATTGGACGCCACCCCCCGCGTCTCGACGGCGCTGCACTGGAAGGGCTTCCACCTCACTCCGAGCGTCAGCTTGCACGAGACTTACTGGGCTAGCTCGCGGGAGGGCACGACCGTTCTCGGATCGAATGTCACCCGCAGTGCCCGCGACATCCAAATCGATTTTCTGCCGCCCTCGCTAGCGAAAGTATTTGAGAAGTCTCCCAAGTGGATGGGCGGCGGCAAGATGAAGCACGTCATCGAGCCGAAGGCGACCTTCCGCTATGTCTCCGGGATCAATGACTTTGAAAAGATCATCCGCTTTGACCAGACCGAACTGCTCACCAACACGAAAGAGCTGGAATTCGGCGTCACCAACCGGCTCTACGTCAAGCGTGGCCAGACCACGCAGGAGTTCCTGTCCTGGCAGGTCTGGCAGAAGCGTTACTTCGATCCGACCTTTGGGGGTACGATCATTGACGGTCGCCGCAACGTGAATCAATCCTCGCTCGATTTCACCGGCTTTGCTTTCTTGGACAGGGCGCGCAACTATTCGCCGGTTGCCAGTTCCTTGCGCATGCAGCCTCTTCCCGGAACCGGCGTCGAGTGGCGCACCGACTACGATCCGCTGCGTGGCCACATTTCCAACAGCTCGCTCACCGTCGACGGTCGCGTCAACCAATGGTTTGTCTCGGCAGGCCACACGCAGGTCGATTCAAACGTCGTCCTGTCGCCGAAGAACAACCAGTTCCGTGGTTTGCTCGGCTGGGGCGGCGAGAATCGGCGCGGCTGGAGCACCGCGTTTTTTGCGATCTACGACTACCGGCTCGCCGTGCTGCAGTTTGCCAACACGCAGGTCACCTACAACACCGATTGCTGCGGCTTCTCGGTGCAATACCGCCGCCTGTCCTTCGGCACGATCAATGAGAATCAGTTCCGGATGGCCTTCTCCATTGCCAACATTGGTTCCTTTGGAACCTTAAGGCGGCAGGAGCGCTACTTCTAA